One region of Aurantimonas sp. HBX-1 genomic DNA includes:
- a CDS encoding ABC transporter ATP-binding protein codes for MSQIDADPATAGLAPASSDPVTLQVTGLRTHFRIGSTIAKAVDDVDLTVRQGKTLAVVGESGSGKSVTSLSIMRLLASSATIVGGTMAFTRRDGSVVDLARAGNREMRRIRGQEIAMIFQEPMTSLNPLYTVGDQIIEMIRLHEPISRAEARGRARRMLELVEIASPERRLDDYPHSMSGGMRQRVMIALALACNPFLLIADEPTTALDVTIQAQILELLRRLQQEMGMSILFITHNLGVVAEIADDVAVMYAGKVVEQAPVNALFKAPRHPYTKGLIACIPDPARDRDATGGRRLLSPIPGSVPSVTNLPAGCAYADRCPLVVAKCRNESPPLIAVGMHHSTRCWRHEDV; via the coding sequence ATGTCGCAGATCGACGCCGACCCGGCGACCGCGGGCCTTGCGCCGGCATCTTCCGACCCCGTGACGCTGCAGGTGACCGGCCTGCGGACCCACTTCCGGATCGGGTCGACCATCGCCAAGGCCGTGGACGACGTGGACCTCACAGTGCGCCAGGGCAAGACGCTGGCGGTGGTGGGCGAATCCGGCTCCGGCAAGTCGGTGACCAGCCTGTCGATCATGCGGCTGCTCGCCTCGTCGGCGACGATCGTCGGCGGGACGATGGCATTCACCCGCCGCGACGGCAGCGTCGTGGATCTGGCCCGGGCCGGGAATCGCGAGATGCGCAGGATCCGCGGCCAGGAGATCGCGATGATCTTCCAGGAGCCGATGACCAGCCTCAACCCGCTCTATACGGTCGGCGACCAGATCATCGAGATGATCCGCCTGCACGAGCCGATCTCGCGCGCCGAAGCCCGCGGCCGCGCCCGCCGCATGCTCGAGCTGGTCGAGATCGCCTCGCCGGAACGGCGCCTCGACGACTACCCCCACTCGATGTCGGGCGGCATGCGCCAGCGGGTGATGATCGCCCTGGCGCTCGCCTGCAACCCGTTCCTGCTCATCGCCGACGAGCCGACCACCGCCCTTGACGTGACGATCCAGGCGCAGATCCTCGAGCTGCTGCGCCGGCTGCAGCAGGAGATGGGCATGAGCATCCTGTTCATCACCCACAATCTCGGCGTCGTCGCGGAAATCGCCGACGACGTCGCCGTCATGTATGCCGGCAAGGTAGTCGAGCAGGCCCCGGTCAACGCGCTCTTCAAGGCCCCGCGCCACCCCTACACGAAAGGCCTGATCGCCTGCATCCCCGATCCCGCGCGCGACCGGGACGCCACCGGCGGGCGGCGCCTGCTGAGCCCGATTCCGGGCTCCGTCCCCAGCGTCACCAACCTGCCGGCGGGTTGCGCCTATGCCGACCGCTGCCCGCTGGTGGTGGCGAAGTGCCGGAACGAAAGCCCGCCGCTGATCGCGGTCGGGATGCACCATTCCACCCGCTGCTGGAGGCACGAGGACGTATGA
- a CDS encoding ABC transporter ATP-binding protein, whose amino-acid sequence MIETGRTDDTLLSVRNLVKQFHVGKSVVQAVSDVSFDVRRGRTTGIVGESGSGKTTIGRCIMRLVEPTEGEAIFEGEDLFKASGKRLRSLRKRLQFIFQDPYSSLNPKMKVADIIGEAIDTHRIARGSARRQMIGDLLERVGLDRDHDRRFPHEFSGGQRQRIGIARALAVQPDLIVADEPISALDVSVQAQILNLLQSLQHELGLTTVFISHDLTVVEYLCDDVVVLYLGRVMESGRAEDIYGNPRHPYTRALLSSSPLPDPERRRERIVLKGDIPSPISPPSGCVFRTRCPDAIEACANVVPPVEAVGANHVVACIRHRELPAWSPARNLIKETP is encoded by the coding sequence ATGATCGAGACCGGTCGGACGGACGACACGCTCCTGTCGGTGCGCAACCTCGTCAAGCAGTTCCACGTCGGCAAGAGCGTCGTCCAGGCCGTCTCCGACGTCTCCTTCGACGTCCGGCGCGGCAGGACCACGGGCATCGTCGGCGAATCCGGCTCGGGCAAGACCACGATCGGCCGCTGCATCATGCGCCTCGTGGAGCCGACCGAGGGGGAAGCGATCTTCGAGGGCGAGGATCTCTTCAAGGCATCGGGCAAGCGGCTGCGGTCGCTGCGCAAGCGCCTGCAGTTCATCTTCCAGGACCCCTATTCGAGCCTCAACCCGAAGATGAAGGTCGCCGACATCATCGGCGAGGCGATCGACACCCACAGGATCGCCAGGGGCAGCGCTCGGCGGCAGATGATCGGCGATCTCCTCGAACGCGTCGGGCTCGACCGCGACCATGACCGCCGCTTCCCGCACGAGTTCTCCGGCGGCCAGCGCCAGCGCATCGGCATCGCCCGGGCGCTGGCGGTGCAGCCGGATCTGATCGTCGCCGACGAGCCGATCTCCGCCCTCGACGTCTCCGTCCAGGCGCAGATCCTCAATCTGCTGCAGTCGCTCCAGCACGAGCTGGGGCTGACGACCGTGTTCATTTCGCACGACCTCACCGTCGTCGAGTATCTCTGCGACGACGTCGTCGTCCTCTATCTCGGCCGGGTCATGGAAAGCGGCCGGGCCGAAGACATCTACGGCAACCCGCGCCACCCCTACACGCGAGCGCTGCTGTCGAGCTCGCCGCTGCCCGACCCCGAGCGCCGCCGCGAGCGCATCGTCCTGAAGGGCGACATTCCGAGCCCGATCTCGCCGCCGTCGGGATGCGTCTTCCGGACCCGCTGCCCCGACGCGATCGAGGCCTGCGCCAACGTCGTGCCGCCGGTCGAGGCGGTCGGCGCCAACCACGTCGTCGCCTGCATCCGGCACCGCGAACTGCCTGCCTGGTCGCCGGCGAGGAACCTCATCAAGGAGACCCCATGA
- a CDS encoding mandelate racemase/muconate lactonizing enzyme family protein — protein sequence MDGIASRQAHITRFEFDEVVVPAHPGVINSDSLAKPLHMLPVGGKESWSVQFDELPKLILRLHLSDGTVGLGEFYRDHEWTRVEQIADNLMGRSIDELILQKLPIPLCREYDGFECAIWDAYAKQLGVPLHRLLGGALRDRIAVSAWSSHRTQEEIGPWVRQYQDQGFKVIKFKCDLEDDVPGWCARIAEHAPGMKIIFDPNQRWENPGNARPIIREIEKIGNVLVLEDPIPRWMMLDYKELRRFSSIPIALHVSLPYIYQGQRPYEAIDAIAHGAVDGFNFNGGLAGFQQLDHIARTAGLYCWHGSEVDLGILEAMYVHQCSAAASCVWPGDIFGRMIRSHDLLETPLSVEPPFIHVPADGPGLGVRLSEAALESFGVGKRVVD from the coding sequence GTGGACGGCATCGCTTCGCGCCAGGCGCATATCACCCGCTTCGAATTCGACGAGGTCGTCGTTCCGGCTCACCCCGGCGTCATCAACTCCGACAGTCTCGCCAAGCCGCTCCACATGCTTCCGGTCGGCGGCAAGGAGAGCTGGAGCGTGCAGTTCGACGAACTGCCGAAGCTGATCCTTCGCCTGCACCTTTCCGACGGCACGGTGGGTCTCGGCGAGTTCTACCGCGATCACGAATGGACTCGCGTCGAACAGATCGCCGACAACCTGATGGGACGCTCGATCGACGAGCTGATCCTGCAGAAGCTGCCGATCCCGCTCTGCCGCGAATATGACGGGTTCGAATGCGCGATCTGGGACGCCTATGCCAAGCAGCTCGGGGTCCCGCTGCATCGCCTGCTCGGCGGCGCGCTGCGCGACAGGATCGCGGTCAGCGCCTGGTCCAGCCACCGGACGCAGGAGGAGATCGGCCCCTGGGTCCGGCAGTACCAGGACCAGGGCTTCAAGGTCATCAAGTTCAAGTGCGATCTCGAGGACGACGTGCCGGGCTGGTGCGCCAGGATCGCCGAGCACGCCCCCGGCATGAAGATCATCTTCGATCCGAACCAGCGCTGGGAGAACCCGGGCAATGCCCGGCCGATCATCCGCGAGATCGAGAAGATCGGCAACGTCCTCGTCCTCGAGGATCCGATCCCGCGCTGGATGATGCTCGACTACAAGGAGCTGCGGCGCTTCTCGTCGATCCCGATCGCCCTGCACGTCTCCCTGCCGTACATCTACCAGGGGCAGCGTCCCTACGAGGCGATCGACGCCATCGCCCATGGCGCCGTCGACGGTTTCAACTTCAACGGCGGGCTGGCCGGGTTCCAGCAGCTCGACCACATCGCCCGCACGGCGGGCCTCTATTGCTGGCACGGTTCCGAAGTCGATCTCGGTATCCTCGAGGCGATGTACGTCCACCAATGTTCGGCCGCCGCCAGCTGCGTCTGGCCCGGCGACATCTTCGGCCGGATGATCCGCTCGCACGACCTTCTCGAGACGCCCCTTTCGGTCGAGCCGCCCTTCATCCATGTCCCTGCCGACGGGCCGGGCCTTGGCGTCAGGCTGAGCGAAGCCGCGCTCGAAAGCTTCGGCGTCGGCAAGCGCGTGGTCGACTGA
- a CDS encoding ABC transporter substrate-binding protein: MAFGGLVTSGAAAMAQDEPGGIITVATIGEPNTLDPMAATGDLLGMVTQHFLETLYTFDKEWNVTPLLAADLPEISNDGKTVTIPLRQGIKFHNGKTMTADDVVASLERWLKIASRGQLVADKVEKVEATDANTVTISLSAPFGPLPALLAFNNSAAVILPKETLAEPLTEFIGTGPFMLKERRPDQYIQLVRFEDYQPLEGEADGFGGRREALLDEVRFVPVPDANTRVEGAVAGQYDYAELLPVESYDRLTGQTEPMLTESFGWPMFIMNTKQGVMTDQTMRKAVQALQNSDDLMLAAFGEERFFKVDGALYPEGYVWRNETGVEAYNQGDVEKAKSLAEQAGYDGEPIRILTSRQYEFHYKMAQVLDAYLKSAGLNSQLDVVDWATLVQRRADPALWDIFITHSPFLPDPALIAPLPASYPGWWSTPEKEELLTALNTETDLAKRQEIWSDIQGLIYEQAPFYKVGDFAALAAKSPKVEGFEASPWPYFWNVSIAK, translated from the coding sequence ATGGCGTTCGGCGGCCTCGTCACCTCGGGCGCTGCGGCGATGGCGCAGGACGAGCCCGGCGGCATCATCACCGTCGCCACCATCGGCGAGCCGAACACGCTCGACCCGATGGCCGCCACGGGCGATCTTCTCGGCATGGTCACCCAGCATTTCCTGGAGACGCTCTACACCTTCGACAAGGAATGGAACGTCACCCCGCTGCTGGCGGCGGACCTGCCCGAAATCTCCAACGACGGGAAGACGGTGACGATCCCGCTGCGCCAGGGCATCAAGTTCCACAACGGCAAGACCATGACGGCGGACGACGTCGTCGCCTCGCTGGAGCGCTGGTTGAAGATCGCCTCCCGCGGCCAGCTGGTTGCCGACAAGGTGGAGAAGGTCGAGGCGACCGACGCCAACACCGTGACGATCTCGCTGAGCGCGCCGTTCGGCCCGCTGCCGGCGCTGCTCGCCTTCAACAATTCCGCGGCGGTCATCCTGCCGAAGGAGACGCTGGCCGAACCGCTGACCGAGTTCATCGGCACAGGGCCGTTCATGCTGAAGGAGCGGCGCCCCGACCAGTACATCCAGCTGGTCCGTTTTGAGGACTACCAGCCGCTGGAGGGCGAGGCCGACGGCTTCGGCGGTCGCCGCGAGGCGCTGCTCGATGAGGTGCGGTTCGTGCCGGTCCCCGACGCCAACACCCGCGTCGAAGGCGCCGTCGCCGGACAATACGACTACGCCGAGCTGCTGCCCGTCGAATCCTACGACCGTCTGACCGGACAGACCGAGCCGATGCTGACGGAATCCTTCGGCTGGCCGATGTTCATCATGAACACCAAGCAGGGGGTCATGACCGACCAGACCATGCGTAAGGCGGTGCAGGCCCTGCAGAATTCCGACGACCTCATGCTGGCTGCCTTCGGCGAGGAGCGCTTCTTCAAGGTCGACGGCGCGCTCTACCCCGAGGGCTATGTCTGGCGGAACGAGACCGGCGTCGAAGCCTACAACCAGGGCGACGTGGAGAAGGCCAAGAGCCTTGCCGAACAGGCCGGCTACGACGGCGAGCCGATCCGCATCCTCACCAGCCGGCAGTACGAGTTCCACTACAAGATGGCGCAGGTGCTGGACGCGTATCTGAAGTCCGCCGGGCTGAATTCGCAGCTGGACGTGGTCGACTGGGCAACGCTGGTGCAGCGCCGCGCCGATCCCGCCCTCTGGGACATCTTCATCACCCACAGCCCGTTCCTGCCCGATCCGGCGCTGATCGCGCCGCTGCCGGCGAGCTATCCCGGCTGGTGGTCGACGCCGGAGAAGGAAGAGCTCCTGACGGCGCTCAACACCGAGACCGACCTCGCGAAGCGCCAGGAGATATGGTCCGACATCCAGGGCCTCATCTACGAGCAGGCGCCCTTCTACAAGGTCGGCGACTTCGCCGCCCTGGCCGCCAAGTCGCCGAAGGTCGAAGGGTTCGAAGCCTCGCCCTGGCCGTATTTCTGGAACGTCTCGATCGCGAAATAA
- a CDS encoding ABC transporter permease → MMSVSAAPQASRGLAVAKVLRQRKPLALGMALLLVIVVLCVFAPLFAPYDPNKLSISSRLIAPGADHLFGTDELGRDVFTRAIYAGRTSLIIGAAATIFASVIGIALGLAAGFFRRTDVIIARIIDAMMAFPDILLAIALVAALGPSAATVIVALGIVYTPRLARIVRASTFVIRELPYVEAARALGVPTWRILYRHVLRNLLSVIMVQATFIFAYAILAEASLTFLGVGVSPDIPTWGTMIAAGRQYVGQADWMTVFPGLAIILSVMALQLVGDGLRDLLDPRLRKDL, encoded by the coding sequence CTGATGTCGGTTTCAGCCGCTCCCCAAGCCAGCCGCGGCCTCGCCGTGGCGAAGGTCCTGCGCCAGCGAAAGCCCCTCGCCCTGGGCATGGCGCTGCTGCTGGTCATCGTCGTCCTGTGCGTGTTCGCTCCGCTGTTCGCCCCGTACGACCCCAACAAGCTGTCGATCTCCAGCCGGCTGATCGCGCCCGGCGCCGACCATCTGTTCGGCACCGACGAGCTAGGCCGCGACGTCTTCACCCGCGCCATCTATGCCGGGCGCACCTCCCTGATAATCGGCGCGGCGGCAACGATCTTCGCGTCGGTGATCGGCATCGCGCTCGGGCTCGCGGCAGGCTTCTTCCGCCGCACCGACGTGATCATCGCCCGGATCATAGACGCGATGATGGCCTTTCCCGACATCCTGCTCGCCATCGCGCTGGTCGCCGCGCTCGGCCCCTCGGCCGCCACCGTCATCGTCGCCCTCGGCATCGTCTACACGCCGCGCCTCGCCCGCATCGTGCGGGCCTCGACCTTCGTCATCCGCGAGCTGCCCTATGTGGAGGCGGCGCGGGCGCTCGGCGTGCCGACCTGGCGCATCCTCTACCGCCATGTCCTGCGCAACCTCCTGTCCGTCATCATGGTGCAGGCGACCTTCATCTTCGCCTACGCGATCCTGGCAGAGGCGAGCCTGACCTTCCTCGGGGTCGGCGTCAGCCCGGACATCCCCACCTGGGGCACGATGATCGCGGCGGGACGGCAATATGTCGGCCAGGCCGACTGGATGACCGTCTTCCCGGGCCTCGCCATCATCCTGTCCGTGATGGCGCTCCAGCTTGTGGGGGACGGTCTGCGCGACCTTCTCGACCCCCGCCTGCGCAAGGATCTCTGA
- a CDS encoding creatininase family protein, producing the protein MRWERLTTREIQDLPRNLPVIVNVAAIEQHGPHLPLDTDAVIGGAFLDALEAEAGDEVLILPQVKVCCSEHHMDFPGTLSIGHRSFLDYVGAILQSVVRHGFRNLVIFNSHGGNQAIGQVLLEDFGASHRDCRIAMLTWWRLAGPEIAAIRDSGFAGANHACELETSLMLHIDPAAVRRPDRLPAMSYVPTHGWANADMIMPARGGLFRSMAEMSDGLGVVGDPSLATAAKGRAIVEAVTKQLLVVVRDMSGAPSLADPKPKETEKC; encoded by the coding sequence ATGCGCTGGGAACGCCTCACCACACGCGAGATCCAGGACCTGCCGCGAAACCTGCCGGTGATCGTCAACGTCGCCGCGATCGAGCAGCACGGCCCGCATCTGCCGCTCGACACCGACGCGGTGATCGGCGGCGCGTTTCTCGACGCCCTGGAGGCCGAGGCCGGCGATGAAGTGCTGATCCTGCCGCAGGTCAAGGTCTGCTGCTCCGAGCACCACATGGACTTCCCCGGCACGCTCAGCATCGGCCATCGCAGCTTCCTCGACTATGTCGGCGCCATCCTGCAGTCGGTGGTCCGGCACGGCTTCCGCAATCTGGTGATCTTCAACAGCCATGGCGGCAACCAGGCCATCGGCCAGGTCCTGCTCGAGGACTTCGGGGCGTCGCATCGCGACTGCCGCATCGCGATGCTGACCTGGTGGCGGCTGGCCGGGCCGGAGATCGCGGCGATCCGCGACAGCGGCTTTGCCGGCGCCAACCACGCCTGCGAGCTCGAGACATCGCTGATGCTGCACATCGATCCGGCGGCGGTCCGCCGGCCCGATCGTCTTCCGGCCATGAGCTACGTGCCGACCCATGGCTGGGCGAACGCCGACATGATCATGCCGGCCCGTGGCGGGCTGTTTCGCTCCATGGCGGAGATGTCCGACGGGCTCGGCGTCGTCGGCGACCCGTCGCTGGCGACCGCGGCCAAGGGCCGGGCGATCGTCGAGGCAGTGACCAAACAATTGCTTGTCGTCGTCCGGGACATGTCCGGCGCCCCTTCCCTCGCAGACCCGAAACCGAAGGAGACTGAGAAATGTTGA
- a CDS encoding MurR/RpiR family transcriptional regulator codes for MRQQLPTMKRADKAVADALLENIDVATRSSVKALAARAGVSEPSVIRFARHMGCDGFSDFKIRLAQDYAIGRMYLSADYQHPADTGSDVAGHVYEATSQALASAFAQRDPAALDRAADLIDGSRRVFCFGVGGSSANVAAEAENRLFRLDLAASATADAYKQRITAATAGKNDVFLMFSVTGRPRSLIESARSAKQCGASIIAVTAPATPLAEEADVLIPLIAFDEEKFFYMPNRGRYGQLYILDCLATLLGGRRMKHISSKLWNARTMLADLNGESENQPVGD; via the coding sequence ATGCGCCAGCAACTGCCGACCATGAAGCGCGCCGACAAAGCGGTCGCCGATGCCCTGCTGGAGAATATCGACGTCGCAACCCGGAGCAGCGTCAAGGCGCTGGCCGCCCGCGCCGGAGTCAGCGAGCCCAGCGTCATCCGCTTCGCCCGCCACATGGGCTGCGACGGGTTCAGCGACTTCAAGATCCGGCTGGCCCAGGACTACGCCATCGGGCGGATGTATCTCTCCGCCGACTACCAGCACCCGGCCGACACCGGCAGCGACGTCGCCGGGCATGTCTACGAGGCGACGAGCCAGGCCCTCGCCAGTGCCTTCGCGCAGCGCGACCCCGCCGCACTCGACCGCGCTGCCGATCTGATCGACGGGTCCCGGCGGGTCTTCTGCTTCGGCGTCGGCGGCAGTTCTGCCAACGTGGCCGCGGAGGCCGAGAACCGGCTCTTCCGCCTGGATCTAGCGGCCAGCGCCACCGCAGATGCCTACAAGCAGCGGATCACCGCGGCGACCGCCGGCAAGAACGACGTCTTCCTGATGTTCTCGGTCACCGGGCGCCCGCGCTCGCTGATCGAGAGCGCGCGCTCGGCGAAACAATGCGGTGCCTCGATCATCGCCGTCACGGCGCCCGCCACGCCGCTAGCCGAGGAGGCGGACGTCCTCATCCCGCTCATCGCCTTCGATGAGGAGAAGTTCTTCTACATGCCGAACCGCGGCAGGTACGGCCAGCTGTACATACTGGACTGCCTCGCCACGCTTCTCGGCGGCCGTCGCATGAAGCACATTTCCTCCAAGCTGTGGAACGCCCGCACGATGCTCGCCGATCTGAACGGCGAGAGCGAAAATCAGCCGGTCGGCGACTGA
- a CDS encoding ABC transporter permease, giving the protein MATYVLKRFTGMIVVLFVVATIVFVIVRIAPGDPAAVMLGPDATAADIAALRDRLGLNQPLLVQFGVYLGQILTGNLGDSIFLNMPVLTALGQRAEPTFFLTLFSILIATVIALPIGILSAYYRGSLFDQASTTLAMFAASVPSFWLALILIQVFAVRLGWFPVAGYGGPDTTLLERLHHLILPAVTLGVVSSALILRFTRASMLDVLDDDYIRTARSKGMAEPTVILKHAFKNALIPILTVIGITAALLISGAIVTETVFGLPGIGNLVVSAVMRRDYPVIQGALLVVAALYVLINFAIDMLYLVIDPRVRF; this is encoded by the coding sequence ATGGCCACCTACGTCCTCAAACGATTCACCGGCATGATCGTCGTCCTCTTCGTGGTGGCGACCATCGTCTTCGTGATCGTTCGCATCGCCCCGGGCGATCCGGCGGCCGTCATGCTGGGGCCGGATGCCACCGCTGCGGACATCGCGGCGCTGCGCGACCGGCTCGGCCTCAACCAGCCGCTGCTGGTCCAGTTCGGCGTCTATCTCGGCCAGATCCTGACCGGCAATCTCGGCGATTCCATCTTCCTCAACATGCCGGTGCTGACCGCGCTCGGCCAGCGCGCCGAGCCGACCTTCTTCCTCACGCTCTTCTCCATCCTGATCGCCACCGTCATCGCCCTGCCGATCGGCATCCTGTCCGCCTACTATCGCGGCAGCCTGTTCGACCAGGCTTCCACCACCCTCGCCATGTTCGCTGCCAGCGTGCCGAGCTTCTGGCTGGCGCTCATCCTGATCCAGGTCTTCGCGGTGCGTCTCGGCTGGTTCCCGGTGGCCGGCTATGGCGGCCCGGATACGACGCTGCTCGAACGGCTGCATCACCTGATCCTGCCGGCCGTCACCCTCGGCGTCGTCAGCTCGGCGCTGATCCTGCGGTTCACCCGCGCCTCGATGCTCGATGTCCTCGACGACGACTACATCCGCACGGCCCGGTCGAAGGGCATGGCCGAGCCGACGGTCATCCTCAAGCACGCCTTCAAGAACGCGCTGATCCCGATCCTCACGGTCATCGGCATCACCGCGGCCCTGCTGATCTCCGGGGCGATCGTCACCGAGACGGTGTTCGGCCTGCCCGGCATCGGCAACCTCGTGGTCTCGGCGGTGATGCGGCGCGACTATCCGGTGATCCAGGGAGCGCTGCTCGTCGTCGCGGCGCTCTACGTCCTGATCAATTTCGCCATCGACATGCTGTATCTCGTCATCGATCCCCGGGTGCGGTTCTGA